From a region of the Hemitrygon akajei chromosome 16, sHemAka1.3, whole genome shotgun sequence genome:
- the LOC140739673 gene encoding intercellular adhesion molecule 1-like — MVYTCLAELNLDSNSTNWIANASVTLQTYSFPDPPRILGRDVVEVNQEVTLTCEVPNVYPAAKMRVRLFWSGEQQNSVTNRSDATTVRATTTWTPRETGLTEVSCTADFEDYPSIPPKIDSISIEVYIFSNPEIHILTTTEGIPVNITCSVFNVSGELQLRLKKGSEILVSRSASTGLTIYHTVNPRAKLNGQQFTCEAELTRHHHSNTIVKRQSTALAVHGSGRQLPESSNGKGERAEEMSVWAERLERSLMVLDKKIDVNTVKLDAASSEMKSL, encoded by the exons ATGGTGTACACCTGCTTGGCAGAGTTGAACTTGGACTCTAACTCCACCAACTGGATCGCAAATGCATCTGTAACTCTGCAAACTTACT CCTTTCCAGACCCTCCGAGGATCCTCGGCAGAGACGTTGTAGAAGTGAATCAGGAGGTCACATTAACATGTGAGGTCCCAAACGTCTATCCAGCTGCGAAGATGAGAGTACGATTGTTTTGGAGCGGTGAACAACAGAATTCAGTAACAAATCGGTCAGATGCCACCACTGTCAGGGCAACAACTACATGGACACCACGAGAGACCGGTCTGACTGAAGTCTCCTGCACGGCAGATTTTGAGGATTATCCTTCAATTCCACCGAAGATCGATAGCATTTCCATTGAGGTTTACA TTTTCTCCAACCCTGAAATCCACATCCTGACCACCACTGAGGGTATTCCGGTGAATATTACCTGCAGTGTGTTTAACGTCTCAGGGGAACTTCAACTCAGACTGAAGAAGGGAAGTGAGATATTAGTGAGCAGGTCAGCCAGTACTGGGCTGACTATCTACCACACTGTGAATCCACGAGCAAAGCTGAATGGACAGCAGTTCACCTGCGAGGCCGAGCTGACACGTCACCATCACTCCAACACCATTGTTAAACGACAGTCCACTGCTCTCGCTGTCCATG GAAGTGGAAGGCAGCTTCCTGAAAGCAGCAATGGAAAGGGGGAAAGAGCAGAGGAAATGTCGGTTTGGGCTGAGCGTCTAGAACGTTCGCTGATGGTTCTCGACAAGAAAATAGATGTCAACACGGTAAAACTTGATGCTGCCTCTTCTGAGATGAAGTCGTTATGA